Proteins from one Dromiciops gliroides isolate mDroGli1 chromosome 6, mDroGli1.pri, whole genome shotgun sequence genomic window:
- the RAPSN gene encoding LOW QUALITY PROTEIN: 43 kDa receptor-associated protein of the synapse (The sequence of the model RefSeq protein was modified relative to this genomic sequence to represent the inferred CDS: inserted 4 bases in 4 codons; deleted 2 bases in 2 codons) — protein sequence MGQDQSKQQIXKGLQLYQSKQTEKALHVWMRMLEKSADLVAGFRVLGCLVTAHSEMGRYKDMLKFAVAQIDTARELEDADYLMESYLNLARSNEKLCEFQKTISYCKDCLNMXGHRVGQQLNGQVSLSMGNAFLGLSLFQKALESFEKALRYAHNNDDKMLECRVCCSLGXFYSTVKDYEKALFFPCKAAELVNDYGKGWSLKYRAMSQYHMAVAYRXTGHLGDSMECCEESMKIALQHGDRPLQALCLLCFADIHRSRKDLETAFPRYDSAMSIMTEIGNRLGQVHVLLGVAKCWVTKKEPDKALDVIEKAQDLAEGLGNKLSQLKLHCLSEGIYRSRGQQRELRAHVVRFHECVEETELYCGLCGESIGERNNRLQALPCSHFFHLRCLQTNGTRSCPNCRRSSMKPGFV from the exons ATGGGGCAGGACCAGTCCAAACAACAGA GGAAGGGGCTTCAGCTCTACCAGTCCAAACAGACAGAGAAGGCCCTGCACGTATGGATGAGG ATGTTGGAGAAGAGCGCAGATCTTGTGGCAGGGTTCCGGGTGCTGGGCTGCTTGGTTACTGCGCACTCAGAAATGGGCCGTTACAAGGATATGCTGAAG TTTGCTGTGGCACAGATCGACACGGCCCGTGAACTGGAAGATGCTGATTACCTCATGGAGAGTTACCTGAACCTAGCCCGCAGCAACGAGAAGTTGTGTGAATTCCAGAAGACCATCTCATACTGTAAGGACTGCCTCAACA CAGGCCACCGGGTGGGCCAGCAGCTCAACGGGCAGGTCAGCCTGAGCATGGGCAAtgccttcctgggcctcagcCTC TTCCAGAAGGCCCTGGAGAGCTTCGAGAAGGCCCTTCGCTATGCACACAACAATGACGATAAGATGCTCGAATGTCGGGTCTGCTGCAGCCTGG ACTTCTATTCCACGGTCAAG GACTACGAGAAAGCTCTGTTCTTCCCCTGCAAAGCTGCTGAGCTGGTGAATGACTACGGCAAGGGTTGGAGCCTCAAGTACCGCGCCATGAGTCAGTACCACATGGCGGTGGCCTATC AAACTGGACACCTGGGGGACTCCATGGAATGCTGCGAG GAGTCCATGAAGATTGCCCTCCAGCACGGGGACCGGCCTCTCCAGGCCCTCTGTCTCCTCTGCTTTGCTGACATCCACCGAAGCCGCAAAGACTTGGAG ACGGCCTTCCCTAGGTATGACTCTGCCATGAGCATCATGACGGAGATTGGGAACCGACTGGGGCAGGTACATGTCCTGCTGGGAGTTGCCAAATGCTGGGTGACCAAGAAGGAGCCAGACAAG GCTTTAGATGTCATCGAAAAAGCCCAGGATCTGGCTGAGGGACTAGGGAACAAG CTAAGTCAGCTGAAGCTCCACTGCCTGAGCGAGGGCATCTACCGCAGCCGGGGCCAGCAACGGGAGCTCCGAGCTCACGTCGTGCGTTTCCACGAGTGTGTGGAAGAGACGGAGCTCTACTGTGGGCTGTGCGGCGAGTCCATTGGGGAGAGGAACAACCGGCTGCAGGCCCTGCCTTGCTCCCACTTCTTCCACCTCAG GTGCCTACAGACCAACGGGACCCGGAGCTGCCCCAATTGCCGCCGCTCCTCCATGAAGCCGGGCTTTGTGTGA